In Fusobacterium canifelinum, a genomic segment contains:
- a CDS encoding DNA polymerase III subunit delta: MFYFLYGNSPMIEFETEKITEEILEKYPNIMPKFFDSSLKEEEDFLSALQVNSIFKTVDFLVLKRSENLKSSGIQKLFKSIKNYNLDEKNIIIIYNVPIQYGKVVSDYELTKPSIKLIEELATFKDCTVVKESKATLNYVKQNLNITEKDAKDFIELLGDDYYHIKNETNKVATFLEGQPYSFEKIKNLISIDKEYNMKDLIENFLKTKNFSDIISFLEKNKDSYLGLIYMLTDELINLLKLTSLIKSGKISRNMNYNVFKELYNDFSDLFIGKNFKAQHPYTIFLKLNSFENFSEEFLEKKLKELLEIEYKVKSGERDIDIETEVFLGNFFKNSPL, encoded by the coding sequence ATGTTTTATTTTTTATATGGAAATTCTCCAATGATAGAGTTTGAAACTGAAAAAATTACAGAAGAAATTTTAGAAAAATATCCAAATATTATGCCAAAATTTTTTGATTCTTCTTTAAAAGAAGAAGAAGATTTTTTATCTGCTTTGCAAGTTAATTCAATTTTTAAAACAGTTGATTTTTTAGTTTTAAAAAGGAGTGAAAATTTAAAAAGTTCTGGTATACAAAAACTTTTTAAAAGTATTAAAAACTATAACCTAGATGAAAAAAATATTATAATTATTTATAATGTCCCTATACAATATGGAAAAGTTGTTTCAGACTATGAATTAACTAAGCCAAGTATAAAATTGATTGAAGAACTAGCTACTTTTAAAGACTGTACTGTGGTAAAAGAAAGTAAGGCTACTTTAAATTATGTAAAACAAAATTTGAATATTACTGAAAAAGATGCTAAGGACTTTATAGAGCTTTTAGGTGATGACTATTATCACATTAAAAATGAAACTAATAAGGTTGCTACTTTTTTGGAGGGGCAACCATATTCTTTTGAAAAAATTAAAAATTTAATAAGCATTGATAAAGAATATAACATGAAAGATTTGATTGAAAATTTTTTAAAAACTAAAAATTTTTCTGATATTATAAGTTTTTTAGAAAAAAATAAAGATTCTTATTTAGGGCTTATTTATATGTTAACAGATGAATTAATTAATTTGTTGAAATTAACTTCTTTAATAAAAAGTGGAAAAATCTCAAGAAATATGAATTATAATGTATTTAAAGAATTATATAATGATTTTTCAGATTTATTTATAGGAAAAAATTTTAAAGCTCAACATCCTTATACAATTTTTTTAAAATTAAATAGTTTTGAAAATTTTTCAGAAGAATTTTTAGAAAAAAAATTAAAAGAATTATTAGAAATTGAATATAAAGTAAAAAGTGGAGAAAGAGATATTGATATAGAAACCGAAGTATTTCTTGGAAACTTCTTTAAAAATAGTCCTCTATAA
- a CDS encoding META domain-containing protein: MKKFLILGITAVALTACTDVNVPFMSSAKTESSSSSSAPVFANLKEQLNGREFVIVTEGYNKKTSIGFQGDRVYGFSGINRYFGNYQISGSKFVFDDFGLTQMAGSEEEMTKELQFLDLLRKNKSIKLSGDTLTLVSTEGIELVFKRTK, encoded by the coding sequence ATGAAAAAATTTTTAATATTAGGAATTACTGCAGTGGCTTTAACAGCTTGTACAGATGTTAATGTTCCATTTATGTCATCAGCAAAAACTGAAAGTTCAAGTTCATCATCAGCTCCTGTTTTTGCTAATTTAAAAGAACAATTAAATGGTAGAGAGTTTGTTATAGTAACAGAAGGATATAACAAAAAAACAAGTATAGGTTTCCAAGGAGATAGAGTTTATGGTTTCAGTGGTATCAATAGATACTTTGGAAATTATCAAATAAGTGGTAGTAAATTTGTTTTTGATGATTTTGGACTTACTCAAATGGCAGGAAGCGAAGAAGAAATGACAAAAGAATTACAATTTCTTGACCTTTTAAGAAAAAATAAAAGTATAAAATTATCAGGTGATACTTTAACTTTAGTATCTACTGAGGGAATAGAATTAGTTTTTAAAAGAACTAAGTAG
- a CDS encoding PTS sugar transporter subunit IIA gives MGLFDIFKKKEKVIVTIYSPINGKVIELKEVPDEAFAQKMVGDGCAIEPDKGTICSPIEGQLMNIFPTNHAIIFETIDGLEMIVHFGIDTVKLDGKGFQKLREPGPIKVGDEIVKYNLDEIKDNVPSTRSPIIINNMEKVEKIEVLSLGKIVKIGEPIMKVTLK, from the coding sequence ATGGGATTATTTGATATTTTTAAGAAAAAAGAAAAAGTTATAGTTACTATATATTCACCTATTAATGGGAAGGTTATTGAACTTAAAGAAGTTCCAGATGAAGCTTTTGCTCAAAAAATGGTAGGAGATGGTTGTGCTATTGAACCAGATAAAGGTACTATTTGTTCCCCTATTGAAGGACAACTTATGAATATTTTTCCAACTAATCATGCTATTATATTCGAAACAATTGATGGTTTAGAAATGATAGTCCACTTTGGAATTGATACAGTTAAATTAGATGGGAAAGGTTTCCAAAAATTAAGAGAACCTGGTCCAATAAAAGTTGGAGATGAAATTGTTAAATATAATCTTGATGAAATAAAAGATAATGTTCCTTCAACAAGAAGCCCTATTATAATAAATAATATGGAAAAAGTAGAAAAAATTGAAGTTTTATCATTAGGAAAAATAGTAAAAATAGGTGAACCTATTATGAAAGTAACTTTGAAATAA
- a CDS encoding murein L,D-transpeptidase catalytic domain family protein, whose amino-acid sequence MKLLKSIFTLIFYFIFSLSLFAEIKFSNDFNLNIKKKFSDFEIKTMYRDLCLNDKVSFSCFSNAMHGLEKIEDLEFFNNSNDNLLVVVDYTKPSTEERLFVIDLRKKQLLISSLVTHGRGTGDLYATNFSNKNNSYSTSSGFYLTGNIYNGKHGESLVLYGLEKDKNDNAEKRTIVMHQAYYANKSFAEKYGRLGRSKGCLALPTDLNSKIINLICGGVVLYVHTNFDENKEYDFSKLLSKSF is encoded by the coding sequence ATGAAGTTACTTAAATCTATTTTTACATTAATTTTTTATTTTATATTTTCTCTATCATTATTTGCAGAAATAAAATTTTCAAATGATTTTAATTTAAATATAAAGAAAAAATTCTCTGACTTTGAGATTAAAACTATGTATAGAGATTTATGTTTAAATGATAAAGTTAGTTTCTCATGTTTTAGTAATGCAATGCATGGTTTAGAAAAAATTGAAGATTTAGAATTTTTTAATAATTCAAATGATAATCTTTTAGTAGTGGTTGATTACACTAAACCCTCAACAGAAGAAAGATTATTTGTCATTGATTTAAGAAAAAAGCAACTTCTTATATCAAGTCTTGTCACTCATGGTAGAGGAACAGGAGATTTGTATGCAACAAATTTTTCTAATAAAAATAATTCTTACTCAACTTCATCAGGTTTTTACTTAACAGGAAATATTTATAATGGAAAACATGGAGAATCTCTTGTACTTTATGGATTAGAAAAAGATAAAAATGACAATGCAGAGAAAAGAACTATTGTTATGCATCAAGCATATTATGCTAATAAATCATTTGCTGAAAAATATGGTAGGCTTGGAAGAAGTAAAGGTTGTCTTGCATTACCCACAGATTTAAATTCTAAAATTATAAATTTAATTTGTGGTGGAGTTGTACTATATGTTCATACAAATTTTGATGAAAATAAAGAATATGATTTTTCAAAACTTTTATCTAAAAGCTTTTAG
- the cobU gene encoding bifunctional adenosylcobinamide kinase/adenosylcobinamide-phosphate guanylyltransferase: protein MGKIIFFTGGSRSGKSKFAEEYIYENHYKNKIYFATAIAFDEEMQDRIERHVKRRGNTWKTVEGYKNLVSLVKNDIDDANVILFDCVTNFVSNYMIMDRDINWDNINLSIVHEIEDKIEEETINFLEFIKSKKCDCVFVTNEIGSGLVPDYPLGRYFRDICGRINQLIAKNSDEAYLAVSGIKLKIK from the coding sequence ATGGGAAAGATTATATTTTTTACTGGTGGAAGTAGAAGTGGAAAAAGTAAATTTGCTGAAGAGTATATTTATGAAAACCATTATAAAAATAAAATTTACTTTGCAACTGCAATAGCTTTTGATGAGGAAATGCAAGATAGAATAGAAAGACATGTTAAAAGAAGAGGTAACACTTGGAAAACAGTTGAAGGTTATAAAAATCTTGTATCTCTTGTTAAAAATGATATAGATGATGCAAATGTTATATTATTTGATTGTGTTACAAATTTTGTTTCTAATTATATGATAATGGATAGAGATATTAATTGGGATAATATTAATTTATCTATTGTGCATGAAATTGAGGATAAAATTGAAGAAGAAACAATTAATTTTTTAGAATTTATAAAGTCAAAAAAATGTGATTGTGTATTTGTAACAAATGAAATTGGTTCAGGACTTGTACCCGATTATCCTTTGGGTAGATATTTTAGAGATATATGTGGAAGAATTAATCAGCTTATTGCAAAAAATTCTGATGAAGCTTATTTAGCAGTTTCTGGAATAAAATTAAAAATTAAATAA
- the cobS gene encoding adenosylcobinamide-GDP ribazoletransferase, with amino-acid sequence MKGFLLLLSFMTRIPMPKTDYDEEKLGKSMKYFPVVGIIVGFILLFFCIIFNFILKNISYSAVLPLMIIVVILTDLITTGALHLDGLADTFDGIFSYRSKHKMLEIMKDSRLGSNGALALILYFLLKFILLFSLTIESRESALYAIMTYPVVSRFCSVVSCASSPYARGSGMGKTFVDNTKICGLIVATIITILYTVGIIFTPYVLFNNYSLPIEFIIKIISIIVIIIGLLALFAYAFSKLIERKIGGITGDTLGALLEISALVYIFLLLVIPSFFLG; translated from the coding sequence ATGAAAGGGTTTTTATTACTTTTATCTTTTATGACAAGAATACCAATGCCAAAAACAGATTATGATGAGGAGAAACTTGGAAAATCTATGAAATATTTTCCAGTTGTAGGGATAATAGTAGGCTTTATATTACTATTCTTTTGTATAATTTTTAATTTTATTTTAAAAAATATAAGTTATTCTGCTGTTTTACCTTTAATGATTATTGTTGTAATTTTAACTGATTTAATAACAACAGGTGCATTACACCTTGATGGTTTAGCAGATACTTTTGATGGAATTTTCAGTTATAGAAGTAAACACAAAATGTTAGAAATAATGAAAGATTCAAGATTAGGTAGTAATGGTGCTTTGGCATTAATCTTATATTTTTTATTGAAATTTATTTTACTTTTTTCACTAACAATAGAAAGTCGTGAAAGTGCTTTATATGCTATTATGACTTATCCAGTTGTTTCAAGATTTTGTAGTGTTGTAAGTTGTGCTTCTTCTCCTTATGCAAGAGGAAGTGGAATGGGAAAGACTTTTGTAGATAATACAAAAATTTGTGGGCTTATAGTTGCAACTATTATAACAATTTTATACACAGTTGGTATAATATTTACACCTTATGTACTTTTCAATAATTATTCATTACCTATAGAATTTATTATAAAAATTATCTCAATAATAGTTATTATTATTGGTTTATTAGCTCTATTTGCTTATGCTTTTTCAAAGTTAATAGAGAGAAAAATTGGTGGTATAACTGGTGATACTTTAGGAGCATTACTTGAAATATCAGCTCTTGTGTATATATTCTTACTTTTAGTTATTCCTTCTTTTTTTCTAGGTTAA
- a CDS encoding histidine phosphatase family protein, with protein MGKLILLRHGQTEMNAQSLYFGKLNPPLNDLGINQAYQAKEKLLNIDYDIIYSSPLERARQTAEICNYLDKKIIFDTNLEEINFGIFEGLNFKQISEKYPNEVKKMKEDWKNFNYITGESPNEMFQRAISFLKNLDFSKNNLIVAHWGIINCIISYFISGNLDSYWKFKIQNASIAIFEGDFEFSYLTKLD; from the coding sequence ATGGGTAAATTAATTTTACTAAGACATGGTCAAACAGAAATGAATGCACAAAGTTTATATTTTGGAAAACTAAATCCTCCTTTAAATGACTTAGGAATAAATCAGGCTTATCAAGCAAAGGAAAAACTTTTAAATATAGATTATGATATAATTTACTCTAGTCCTTTAGAAAGGGCAAGACAAACAGCAGAAATTTGCAATTATTTAGATAAGAAAATAATATTTGATACTAATTTAGAGGAAATAAACTTTGGAATTTTTGAAGGTTTAAATTTTAAACAAATATCAGAAAAGTATCCAAATGAAGTAAAAAAAATGAAAGAAGATTGGAAAAACTTTAATTATATAACAGGTGAAAGCCCAAATGAAATGTTTCAAAGAGCAATATCATTTTTAAAAAATTTAGATTTTTCAAAAAATAATTTAATTGTTGCACATTGGGGAATAATTAACTGTATAATAAGTTATTTTATTTCTGGAAACTTAGATAGTTATTGGAAATTTAAAATACAAAATGCTTCTATTGCAATTTTTGAAGGAGATTTTGAATTTAGTTATTTAACAAAATTAGATTAG
- the cobT gene encoding nicotinate-nucleotide--dimethylbenzimidazole phosphoribosyltransferase produces MKDKNSLFNLINGIIPIDKVSVKKTQIELDRKMKPKDSLGILEDICKKIAGIYSYPLKKLEKKCHIVVAADNGVIEEGVSSCPIEYTPIVSEAMLNKIACIGIFTKTLGIDLNVVDIGIKNDIKREYPNLIHKKIRRGTNNFYKERAMSINECLEAIFIGIDLIDEKSKDYDLFSNGEMGIGNTTTSSALLYSVTRKNIDDVVGRGGGLSDEGLNKKKKIIVEACQRYNTFEMDAVDMLAAVGGFDLACMVGMYIGAALNKKLMLVDGFISSVAALLACSLNKNIQDYLLFTHKSEEPGVNIILDYLKEKTFLNMNMRLGEGTGAVLAYPIIDCAIEMINTMKSPEEVYNLFYK; encoded by the coding sequence ATGAAAGATAAAAATTCTTTATTTAACTTAATAAATGGAATAATACCTATTGATAAGGTGTCTGTGAAAAAAACCCAAATTGAACTTGATAGAAAAATGAAACCTAAGGATAGTTTAGGAATTTTGGAAGATATTTGTAAAAAAATAGCTGGAATTTATAGCTATCCTTTAAAAAAATTAGAAAAAAAATGTCATATTGTAGTAGCTGCTGATAATGGAGTTATTGAAGAAGGGGTTTCATCTTGTCCTATTGAATATACTCCAATAGTTTCTGAAGCAATGTTAAATAAAATAGCTTGTATAGGAATATTTACAAAAACTTTAGGCATAGACTTAAATGTTGTAGATATAGGTATAAAAAATGATATAAAAAGAGAGTATCCTAATTTAATCCATAAAAAAATTAGAAGAGGAACAAATAATTTTTATAAAGAAAGGGCTATGTCAATTAATGAATGTTTAGAAGCTATTTTTATTGGCATAGATTTAATTGATGAAAAATCAAAAGATTATGATTTATTTTCAAATGGTGAAATGGGTATAGGCAATACCACAACAAGCTCAGCACTTTTATATTCAGTAACCAGAAAGAATATTGATGATGTTGTTGGTAGAGGTGGAGGACTTTCAGATGAAGGTTTGAATAAAAAGAAAAAAATTATAGTTGAAGCCTGTCAAAGATATAATACTTTTGAAATGGATGCAGTTGATATGTTAGCAGCTGTTGGTGGTTTTGATTTAGCTTGTATGGTGGGAATGTATATAGGAGCTGCACTTAACAAGAAACTTATGCTTGTTGATGGTTTCATTTCATCAGTTGCAGCATTATTGGCTTGTAGTTTAAATAAAAATATTCAAGATTATTTATTATTTACTCATAAAAGTGAAGAACCTGGAGTTAATATAATCTTAGATTATTTAAAAGAAAAAACATTTTTAAATATGAATATGAGATTGGGAGAAGGAACAGGAGCAGTTCTTGCTTATCCTATTATTGATTGTGCTATAGAAATGATAAATACTATGAAAAGTCCAGAAGAAGTCTATAATTTATTTTATAAATAG
- a CDS encoding JAB domain-containing protein — translation MSEKDNQGHRERIKEKFLKNGIDGFAEYEILELLLTYCIPRKDTKPIAKELLNKFKSLDNVFKADFDKLFTINGLGKNSIAFLKLIGDLPSIIYKDELKNKKLIDKDTIKILNKDILLKYLRNKIGYEEIEKFYVLYLSSSNEVIEFEENSVGTIDRSSVYPREIYKKIINLNAKSVILAHNHPSDNIIPSKCDIELTNEIARGLKNFGALLIEHIIITKNSYFSFLEEGLI, via the coding sequence ATGAGTGAAAAAGATAATCAAGGACATAGAGAAAGAATTAAAGAAAAATTTTTAAAAAATGGAATTGATGGTTTTGCAGAATATGAAATCTTAGAATTATTACTTACTTATTGCATACCAAGGAAAGATACAAAGCCAATAGCTAAAGAACTTTTAAATAAATTTAAAAGTTTAGATAATGTATTTAAAGCAGATTTTGATAAATTATTTACTATTAATGGTTTAGGAAAAAACAGTATAGCTTTTCTAAAATTAATAGGAGATTTACCAAGTATTATATATAAGGATGAATTAAAAAATAAAAAGTTAATAGATAAAGATACAATAAAAATTTTAAATAAAGATATTTTATTAAAATATTTAAGAAATAAAATAGGATATGAGGAAATAGAAAAATTTTATGTGCTTTATTTGTCAAGTTCTAATGAAGTAATAGAATTTGAAGAAAATTCAGTTGGAACTATAGATAGAAGTTCAGTCTATCCAAGAGAAATATATAAAAAGATTATTAATTTAAATGCTAAATCAGTAATTTTAGCACATAATCATCCCTCTGATAATATCATTCCATCCAAATGTGATATTGAGTTAACTAATGAAATAGCAAGAGGGCTTAAAAATTTTGGAGCATTATTAATAGAACATATAATAATAACAAAAAATTCCTATTTCAGTTTTCTGGAAGAAGGTTTAATATAG
- a CDS encoding PSP1 domain-containing protein, with product MENNIMDITDINKEVISTDPEKLHKVLIVTFETTKKRYYFEVLRNEVFKKNDKVIVETIRGTELGIASNSPIQMKEKDLVLPIKPVLKLASEKEIETYNLQRKEADEAFIVCKEKIQKHQLEMKLITCEYTFDKSKLIFYFTANGRIDFRELVKDLAVLFKTRIELRQIGVRDEARILGNIGPCGKELCCKTFINKFDSVSVKMARDQGLVINPTKISGVCGRLLCCINYEYTQYEEALKDFPAVNQLVKTEIGEGKVVSISPLNNFLYVDVRDKGISRFDIKDIKFNRKEASILKNMKTQEEIENKILEKE from the coding sequence ATGGAAAATAATATTATGGATATTACAGATATTAATAAAGAAGTTATAAGCACAGACCCAGAGAAATTACACAAAGTTTTGATTGTTACCTTTGAAACCACTAAGAAAAGGTATTATTTTGAAGTGCTTAGAAATGAAGTGTTTAAGAAAAATGACAAAGTCATAGTGGAAACTATTAGAGGTACAGAATTAGGAATTGCTTCAAATAGTCCTATACAAATGAAAGAAAAGGATTTGGTTTTACCTATAAAGCCTGTTTTAAAATTAGCAAGTGAAAAAGAAATTGAAACATATAACTTGCAACGAAAAGAAGCTGATGAAGCTTTCATTGTTTGTAAAGAAAAAATTCAAAAACACCAACTTGAAATGAAACTTATCACTTGTGAATATACTTTTGATAAATCAAAATTAATTTTTTATTTTACTGCTAATGGTAGAATAGATTTTAGAGAACTTGTAAAAGACTTAGCAGTTCTTTTTAAGACTAGAATAGAGTTAAGACAAATTGGTGTCAGAGATGAAGCAAGAATTTTAGGTAATATCGGTCCTTGTGGAAAAGAATTATGTTGTAAAACTTTCATAAATAAATTTGATTCTGTTTCAGTTAAAATGGCAAGAGATCAAGGACTTGTAATTAATCCCACAAAAATATCTGGTGTTTGTGGTAGACTTTTATGTTGTATAAACTATGAATATACTCAATATGAAGAAGCACTTAAAGATTTTCCAGCTGTCAATCAGTTAGTAAAAACTGAGATAGGAGAAGGAAAGGTTGTAAGTATAAGTCCTCTAAATAATTTTCTTTATGTTGATGTAAGGGACAAAGGTATTTCAAGATTTGATATTAAAGATATTAAATTTAATAGAAAAGAAGCAAGTATCTTAAAAAATATGAAAACACAAGAAGAAATAGAAAATAAAATTTTAGAGAAGGAATAA
- a CDS encoding tRNA1(Val) (adenine(37)-N6)-methyltransferase — protein MLKEDEVIEKLDEKFEIIQKVGGYKYGEDTILLFKLFQASLNKKNIKLLDIGTGNGILPILLSDNEFLSELIGIDIQKENIERANKALELNKIEKNIQFECMDIREYKNSNYFDVIISNPPYMDDNGKKINENEHKAISRHEIKLSLTELISNAKRLLKPVGLLYFIHRTHRLVEIIKALDKNNFSVKKIIFIYSARNNKSTMMFIEAIKGKKVKLEIENYYI, from the coding sequence ATGTTAAAAGAGGATGAAGTTATAGAAAAATTAGATGAAAAATTTGAGATAATTCAAAAAGTTGGAGGTTATAAATATGGAGAAGATACCATATTACTTTTTAAATTGTTTCAAGCCTCTTTAAATAAAAAAAATATTAAATTATTAGATATAGGAACTGGAAATGGGATATTACCAATACTTTTATCTGATAATGAGTTTTTAAGTGAGCTTATTGGAATAGATATACAAAAAGAAAATATTGAAAGAGCTAATAAGGCTCTGGAGTTAAATAAAATAGAAAAGAATATTCAGTTTGAATGTATGGATATTAGAGAATATAAAAATTCAAACTATTTTGATGTTATAATTTCTAATCCTCCATATATGGATGACAATGGAAAAAAAATTAATGAGAATGAGCATAAAGCCATATCAAGACATGAGATAAAATTGAGTTTAACTGAATTAATTTCTAATGCTAAAAGACTTTTAAAACCTGTTGGTTTACTATATTTTATTCACAGAACACATAGATTAGTAGAAATAATAAAAGCCCTAGATAAAAATAATTTTTCTGTTAAAAAAATAATTTTTATTTATTCAGCAAGAAATAATAAATCAACTATGATGTTTATTGAAGCAATTAAAGGAAAAAAAGTAAAGTTAGAAATTGAAAATTATTATATATAA
- a CDS encoding NAD(P)H-dependent glycerol-3-phosphate dehydrogenase has translation MAKISVIGSGGWGIALAILLHKNGHNLTIWSFDKKEVEELKETKQNKTKLPNILISNDIEVTNDLKEAVSDKDILVLAVPSKAIRSVSKSLKNIIKDNQIIVNVAKGLEEDTLKTMTDIIEEELKEKNPQVAVLSGPSHAEEVGKGIPTTCVVSAHNKELTLYLQNIFMNPSFRVYTSPDMIGVEIGGALKNVIALAAGIADGLNYGDNTKAALITRGIKEISTLGVAMGGEQSTFYGLTGLGDLIVTCASMHSRNRRAGILLGQGKTLDEAIKEVNMVVEGVYSAKSALMAAKKYNVEIPIIEQVNAVLFENKNAAEAVNELMIRDKKLEIQSW, from the coding sequence ATGGCAAAAATATCAGTTATTGGTTCAGGGGGCTGGGGAATAGCATTAGCTATTTTACTACATAAAAATGGGCATAACTTGACAATATGGTCTTTTGATAAAAAAGAAGTGGAGGAATTAAAGGAAACTAAGCAAAATAAAACTAAATTACCAAATATACTTATTTCAAATGATATAGAAGTAACAAATGATTTAAAAGAAGCAGTTAGTGATAAAGATATTTTAGTTCTTGCAGTTCCTTCAAAGGCAATAAGATCTGTATCAAAATCTTTAAAAAATATTATTAAAGATAATCAAATTATTGTTAATGTTGCAAAAGGTTTAGAAGAAGATACATTAAAAACTATGACAGATATTATAGAGGAAGAACTAAAAGAAAAAAATCCTCAGGTAGCAGTTTTGTCAGGCCCTAGCCATGCGGAAGAAGTTGGTAAAGGAATACCAACTACCTGTGTTGTATCAGCTCATAATAAAGAACTTACATTATATTTACAAAATATTTTTATGAATCCTAGCTTTAGAGTCTATACAAGTCCTGATATGATAGGAGTAGAAATTGGAGGAGCTTTAAAAAATGTTATTGCTCTTGCTGCAGGAATAGCTGATGGCTTAAACTATGGAGATAATACAAAAGCAGCTCTTATAACTCGTGGAATAAAAGAAATTTCAACACTGGGTGTTGCTATGGGTGGAGAGCAATCTACATTTTATGGATTAACTGGCTTAGGAGATTTAATTGTTACTTGTGCAAGTATGCATAGTAGAAATAGAAGAGCAGGAATTTTGTTAGGGCAAGGAAAAACACTAGATGAAGCTATAAAAGAAGTTAATATGGTAGTGGAAGGTGTTTATAGTGCCAAATCTGCTTTAATGGCTGCTAAAAAATATAATGTAGAAATCCCAATAATTGAACAAGTTAATGCTGTTTTATTTGAAAATAAAAATGCAGCAGAAGCTGTTAATGAACTTATGATAAGAGATAAAAAATTAGAAATACAATCTTGGTAG
- a CDS encoding ABC transporter ATP-binding protein, translating to MSEKMPMDKKILVSKSISKKYNEKLILDNINFEMFSGEILGLLGPSGIGKTTLLNILVGLEKETSGEIINYHNNKIGYVFQEDRLLNWLTLFENIKLIKEDIDEKIIWENLSLVGLKDYYNYFPKELSGGMRQRGSIARALTFAGDIMLFDEPFKSLDIKLRFELLDLMRKLKEEKNTSILFVTHDIEEALYVCDRILILKGQPANISKKINLSNKRKENKLSLQDEVELKREILDSLYEN from the coding sequence GTGTCTGAAAAAATGCCAATGGATAAGAAAATTTTGGTATCAAAGTCTATTAGCAAAAAATATAATGAAAAATTAATTTTAGATAATATTAATTTTGAAATGTTTTCAGGTGAAATTTTAGGTTTACTTGGACCTTCTGGAATAGGAAAAACTACTCTTTTAAATATTTTGGTCGGTTTAGAGAAAGAAACAAGTGGAGAAATAATAAACTATCATAATAATAAAATAGGTTATGTTTTTCAGGAAGATAGGCTTTTAAATTGGTTAACATTATTTGAAAATATAAAGTTAATTAAAGAAGATATTGATGAAAAAATAATTTGGGAAAATTTATCTTTGGTAGGTTTAAAAGACTACTATAATTATTTTCCAAAAGAGTTAAGTGGTGGAATGAGACAAAGAGGTTCTATTGCAAGAGCATTAACTTTCGCTGGAGATATAATGCTTTTTGATGAACCTTTTAAGTCACTTGATATAAAATTAAGATTTGAGCTATTGGATTTAATGAGAAAATTAAAAGAAGAAAAAAATACAAGTATACTTTTTGTAACTCATGATATAGAAGAAGCTTTATATGTATGTGATAGAATTTTAATTTTAAAAGGACAACCTGCTAATATTTCAAAAAAAATAAATTTATCTAATAAAAGAAAAGAAAATAAATTATCTCTTCAAGATGAAGTTGAATTAAAAAGAGAAATTTTAGATTCTTTATATGAAAACTAA